In Aegilops tauschii subsp. strangulata cultivar AL8/78 chromosome 3, Aet v6.0, whole genome shotgun sequence, one genomic interval encodes:
- the LOC120975686 gene encoding uncharacterized protein, with protein MYRHQTICTPRSRHLPPAPDSADLAASARAAPPTPPRLPDRAATSLPIPSWISPSVSHRRAPLLPAHAQPRLLLLSIDPLRVLAVIASLRRIDPKVLAQATRKLFQGEPMKRWKGIWIEINNCEEGEGSERGSVVASKGSTITGAASSRSTATSGRCRRPPLASGGCESLVRRADSIMKSLSWSKAVPVTETAIRAAVGDNAVTSKAVRW; from the exons ATGCACTCCTCGCAGCCGCCACCTACCTCCCGCCCCCGATTCAGCCGATCTCGCCGCCAGCGCCCGCGCGGCACCacccactcctcctcgccttccAGATCGTGCCGCCACCTCCCTCCCCATCCCCTCCTGGATCTCTCCCTCGGTGAGCCACCGGCGAGCCCCTCTGCTGCCCGCGCATGCACAGCCTCGCCTCCTGCTGCTCTCCATCGACCCCCTCCGCGTGCTCGCCGTCATCGCCTCCCTCCGCCGCATCGACCCCAAG GTGCTGGCGCAGGCGACCAGGAAGCTATTCCAGGGTGAGCCGATGAAGAGGTGGAAGGGAATTTGGATCGAGATCAACAACTgcgaggagggggaggggagcgAGAGGGGTAGCGTGGTGGCCAGCAAGGGGAGCACCATCACGGGAGCCGCGTCCTCCCGGTCCACGGCCACGTCGGGGAGATGCCGCCGACCTCCGCTGGCGAGCGGCGGCTGTGAGAGCCTGGTGCGGAGGGCGGACTCGATCATGAAGTCGCTCTCGTGGTCCAAGGCGGTGCCGGTCACGGAGACGGCCATCCGCGCCGCCGTTGGCGACAACGCTGTAACTAGCAAGGCTGTGCGCTGGTGA